A portion of the Halalkalicoccus tibetensis genome contains these proteins:
- a CDS encoding CBS pair associated ParBc domain-containing protein: MNVGVTDGKPRVNEYMTRDVVTVSPDASVGKVATRIAESDEHSGFPVCEGRRVEGFVSARDLLLANDGEPIFKVMSTDLVVAHPRMKVTDAARVILRSGIQKLPVVDDAGNLVGIISNADVIRSQIERATPEKVGKLIRTLESIHDISVSEQRRTVPLSNLVPTQGKVYADELEGRRYELEHGLAEPLVVIDVDGRLLLADGHHRVMAADRLDIGEMDAYVIVIDEELELGMERTARKEGLSSIDDIAVVDYARHPLVETTERLQ, translated from the coding sequence ATGAACGTAGGCGTCACCGACGGGAAACCGCGCGTCAACGAGTACATGACCCGCGACGTGGTGACGGTCTCGCCCGACGCCTCGGTCGGGAAGGTGGCCACGCGGATCGCCGAGAGCGACGAACACAGCGGCTTTCCCGTCTGTGAGGGTCGGCGCGTCGAGGGGTTCGTCAGCGCCCGCGACCTGCTGCTCGCGAACGACGGCGAGCCGATCTTCAAGGTGATGAGCACGGACCTCGTCGTCGCCCACCCCCGGATGAAGGTGACCGACGCCGCCCGGGTCATCCTCCGGTCGGGCATCCAGAAGCTCCCGGTCGTCGACGACGCGGGCAACCTCGTCGGGATCATCTCGAACGCCGACGTGATCCGCAGCCAGATCGAGCGCGCCACCCCCGAGAAGGTCGGCAAGCTGATCCGCACCCTCGAGAGCATCCACGACATCTCCGTGAGCGAACAGCGCCGCACCGTCCCGCTCTCGAACCTCGTCCCGACCCAGGGGAAGGTCTACGCCGACGAACTCGAAGGCCGGCGCTACGAGCTCGAACACGGGCTCGCCGAGCCGCTGGTCGTGATCGACGTCGACGGCCGGCTCCTGCTCGCCGACGGCCACCACCGGGTCATGGCCGCCGACAGGCTCGACATCGGGGAGATGGACGCCTACGTGATCGTCATCGACGAGGAGCTCGAACTCGGAATGGAGCGGACCGCCCGCAAGGAGGGGCTCTCCTCGATCGACGACATCGCGGTGGTCGATTACGCGCGCCACCCGTTGGTCGAGACGACCGAACGGCTCCAGTGA
- a CDS encoding methylmalonyl-CoA mutase family protein has protein sequence MYDEEELSAIREGKRRWEERSLDPALERHGERAERFATVSNLDVDRLYTPDDVADLDYEADLGFPGEEPYTRGVYPTMYRGRTWTMRQFAGFGTAEETNERFHYLTDEGQTGLSVAFDMPSLMGKDSDNPLSEGEVGKEGVAVDTLRDMEVLFDGIDIGEVSTSFTINPSAAVIYAMYVALADRQGVPREDVRGTLQNDMLKEFIAQKEWVVPPEPSLRVVTDTIEFAVEETPRFKPVSISGYHIREAGSTAVQELAFTLADGFAYVEDCLERGLEIDAFAPQLSFFFNSHNSILEEVAKFRAGRRIYSRIMDEWYGAEAPESKRMKFHTQTAGQSLTAQQPLNNVVRVTIQALAGVLGGTQSLHTNSFDEALALPSEEAVRVALRTQQIIAEESGVADVVDPLGGSFAVEALTDETEERTMEYLEEIRGMGEGSMRDGVLRGIAEGYFHREIQDAAYEYQERVEEGEEVVVGVNSYVLEEDTSPDVLHVDEQAAYDHQIERLREVKAERDDDAVGRHLDALRAAIREGENVMPHIVDAVKAYATMGEVMDVFEAEHGTYRETAGLAR, from the coding sequence ATGTACGACGAGGAGGAGCTCTCGGCCATCCGCGAGGGCAAACGGCGCTGGGAGGAGCGGAGCCTCGATCCGGCCCTAGAGCGCCACGGCGAGCGGGCGGAGCGGTTCGCGACCGTCTCGAACCTCGACGTCGACCGGCTGTACACGCCCGACGACGTGGCGGACCTCGATTACGAGGCGGATCTGGGCTTCCCCGGCGAGGAGCCGTACACGCGCGGGGTGTATCCGACGATGTACCGGGGGCGCACCTGGACCATGCGCCAGTTCGCGGGCTTCGGCACCGCCGAGGAGACCAACGAACGCTTTCATTACCTGACCGACGAGGGCCAGACGGGGCTGTCGGTCGCCTTCGACATGCCCAGCCTGATGGGCAAGGACAGCGACAACCCCCTCTCGGAGGGCGAGGTCGGCAAGGAGGGCGTCGCCGTCGACACGCTGCGCGACATGGAGGTGCTGTTCGACGGGATCGACATCGGGGAAGTCTCGACGAGCTTCACGATCAACCCCTCGGCCGCGGTGATCTACGCGATGTACGTCGCGCTCGCCGACCGACAGGGCGTCCCCCGCGAGGACGTGAGGGGAACCCTCCAGAACGACATGCTCAAGGAGTTCATCGCCCAGAAGGAGTGGGTCGTCCCCCCGGAGCCCTCCCTCAGGGTGGTCACCGACACCATCGAGTTCGCCGTCGAGGAGACGCCGCGTTTCAAGCCCGTCTCGATCTCGGGCTACCACATCCGCGAGGCGGGCTCGACGGCCGTCCAGGAACTCGCGTTCACCCTCGCGGACGGCTTCGCCTACGTCGAGGACTGTCTGGAGCGCGGCCTGGAGATCGACGCGTTCGCCCCGCAGCTCTCCTTTTTCTTCAACTCCCACAACTCCATCCTCGAGGAGGTCGCGAAGTTCCGCGCGGGCCGGCGGATCTATTCGAGGATCATGGACGAGTGGTACGGCGCCGAGGCGCCCGAGTCCAAACGGATGAAGTTCCACACCCAGACGGCGGGCCAGTCGCTCACCGCCCAGCAGCCGCTGAACAACGTGGTTCGCGTCACGATCCAGGCGCTCGCGGGCGTGCTGGGCGGGACCCAGTCGCTGCACACCAACTCCTTCGACGAGGCGCTCGCGCTGCCCAGCGAGGAGGCGGTGCGGGTCGCGCTGCGGACCCAGCAGATCATCGCCGAGGAGTCGGGCGTCGCCGACGTCGTCGATCCCCTCGGCGGGAGCTTCGCCGTCGAGGCGCTGACCGACGAGACCGAGGAGCGGACCATGGAGTACCTCGAGGAGATCCGCGGAATGGGCGAGGGATCGATGCGCGACGGCGTGCTCCGGGGCATCGCGGAGGGCTACTTCCATCGCGAGATCCAGGACGCCGCCTACGAGTACCAGGAGCGCGTCGAGGAGGGCGAGGAGGTCGTCGTCGGCGTGAACAGCTACGTCCTGGAGGAGGACACCAGCCCCGACGTGCTCCACGTCGACGAGCAGGCCGCCTACGACCACCAGATCGAACGCCTGCGCGAGGTCAAGGCCGAACGCGACGACGACGCCGTCGGGCGCCACCTCGACGCGCTCCGGGCGGCGATCCGCGAGGGTGAGAACGTCATGCCCCACATCGTCGACGCCGTGAAGGCCTACGCGACGATGGGCGAGGTGATGGACGTCTTCGAGGCCGAACACGGCACCTACCGGGAGACGGCCGGGCTGGCCCGGTAA
- a CDS encoding GlcG/HbpS family heme-binding protein, which produces MNDIELGAATNVIEAAEAKAEEIDVPMCIAVVDRGANLVAFHRMDGAMLASVDIAQGKAYTAVGLRMPTDELAAEAQPGESLFGVEATNDGRIVVFGGGFPLRSDGEIVGGIGVSGGVVDEDMAVAEAGVEAFEEE; this is translated from the coding sequence ATGAACGACATCGAACTCGGGGCGGCGACGAACGTGATCGAGGCGGCGGAGGCGAAGGCCGAGGAGATCGACGTTCCGATGTGTATCGCCGTCGTCGACCGCGGAGCGAACCTCGTCGCCTTCCATCGGATGGACGGGGCGATGCTCGCGAGCGTCGACATCGCCCAGGGGAAGGCCTACACCGCGGTCGGCCTCCGGATGCCGACGGACGAGCTGGCGGCCGAGGCCCAGCCGGGCGAGTCGCTGTTCGGGGTCGAGGCGACCAACGACGGCCGGATCGTCGTCTTCGGGGGCGGGTTCCCGCTCCGGTCCGACGGGGAGATCGTCGGCGGTATCGGCGTCAGCGGCGGAGTCGTCGACGAGGACATGGCGGTCGCGGAGGCCGGCGTCGAGGCGTTCGAGGAGGAGTAA
- a CDS encoding long-chain-fatty-acid--CoA ligase codes for MHKPLLTTDFLDRARRHYGDREAVVATTEERYTYDELGERVDRLSAALQERGIGKGDRVAVLDPNTHYHLEAAYAIMQLGAIHTPLNYRLVPDDFEYVLNDAGVTAVIADHEHAGKIEPIRDSVPTELYVSNDAGATEGDWEDFETLIDRNGEYDRPEMSEDEVITINYTSGTTGDPKGVCRTHRGETIHAYLVSVHQEVRDDDVYLWTLPMFHVNGWGHIYAVTGMGAKHVCTRGIDAEWILETVREEGVSYLCAAPTVLNMLIERYEETGEDTRGTNPVRAATAGAAPPEATIRTIEDEFGWHLKHVYGATETGPLITTSDAGRLLPEGTERFSIKKRQGLGYLGTDVRVVDEDGADVPRDEGTIGEIVVRGNQVMDGYWEKPEATEEAFSERIEGYYHTGDLAVVDEHGMVSIQDRKKDIIISGGENISSIELEDTLFEHPEVADAAVIPAPSEKWGETPKAFVVPANGDPENPGTSAEAIAEFTRERLAGYKAVHEVEFVEELPTTATGKIQKFELRQKEWDEEDRMVGEG; via the coding sequence ATGCACAAGCCACTGCTGACGACCGACTTCCTCGACAGAGCGCGCAGGCATTACGGCGACCGGGAGGCCGTGGTGGCGACGACGGAGGAGCGATACACGTACGACGAGCTGGGCGAGCGGGTCGATCGGCTCTCGGCGGCCCTCCAGGAGCGGGGGATCGGGAAGGGCGACCGGGTAGCGGTGCTCGACCCGAACACCCACTACCACCTCGAGGCCGCCTACGCGATCATGCAGCTGGGTGCGATCCACACGCCGCTGAACTACCGGCTGGTCCCCGACGACTTCGAGTACGTCCTGAACGACGCGGGCGTGACGGCGGTCATCGCGGACCACGAGCACGCCGGGAAGATCGAGCCGATCCGCGACTCGGTGCCCACGGAGCTCTACGTCTCGAACGACGCGGGCGCGACCGAGGGCGACTGGGAGGACTTCGAGACGCTGATCGACCGGAACGGCGAGTACGACCGCCCCGAGATGAGCGAGGACGAGGTCATCACGATCAACTACACCTCGGGGACGACCGGCGATCCGAAGGGCGTCTGTCGGACCCACAGGGGCGAGACGATCCACGCCTACCTCGTCTCCGTCCACCAGGAGGTCCGTGACGACGACGTCTACCTGTGGACGCTGCCGATGTTCCACGTCAACGGCTGGGGTCACATCTACGCGGTCACGGGGATGGGCGCGAAACACGTCTGTACGCGGGGGATCGACGCCGAGTGGATCCTCGAGACCGTTCGCGAGGAGGGCGTCTCATACCTCTGTGCCGCACCGACCGTGTTGAACATGCTGATCGAGCGCTACGAGGAGACCGGCGAGGACACCCGGGGGACGAACCCCGTCCGGGCGGCCACCGCGGGCGCCGCGCCGCCCGAGGCGACGATCCGCACGATCGAGGACGAGTTCGGCTGGCACCTCAAACACGTCTACGGCGCGACCGAGACGGGGCCGCTGATCACGACCTCGGACGCCGGACGCCTCCTGCCGGAGGGGACCGAACGGTTCTCGATCAAGAAGCGCCAGGGACTCGGCTATCTCGGCACCGACGTCCGGGTCGTCGACGAGGACGGCGCGGACGTCCCCCGCGACGAGGGCACGATCGGCGAGATCGTCGTCCGGGGCAACCAGGTGATGGACGGCTACTGGGAGAAGCCCGAGGCCACCGAGGAGGCGTTCTCCGAGCGGATCGAGGGCTACTACCACACCGGCGACCTGGCCGTCGTCGACGAGCACGGCATGGTCTCGATCCAGGACAGGAAGAAGGACATCATCATCTCGGGCGGCGAGAACATCTCCTCGATCGAGCTCGAGGACACCCTGTTCGAACATCCCGAGGTGGCCGACGCCGCGGTGATCCCCGCGCCCAGCGAGAAGTGGGGCGAGACCCCGAAGGCGTTCGTCGTGCCGGCCAATGGCGACCCCGAGAACCCGGGGACGAGCGCCGAGGCGATCGCCGAGTTCACCCGCGAGCGCCTCGCGGGCTACAAGGCCGTCCACGAGGTCGAGTTCGTCGAGGAGCTCCCCACGACGGCCACCGGCAAGATCCAGAAGTTCGAGCTCCGCCAGAAGGAGTGGGACGAGGAGGACCGGATGGTCGGGGAGGGATGA
- a CDS encoding cbb3-type cytochrome c oxidase subunit I, protein MGLFLLIVAGWITRIEDWRSYTPLASGGGRAIDDDAYETQEKPGGITRWLTTVDHKDIGLLYGLFGTIALAIGGIAVTLMRTELFSPESVLIQPEMYNSLMTSHGVTMLFLFGTPMISAFANYFIPLLIGADDMAFPRVNAIAFWLLPIAGVLIWIPFALLAVGVDPAQSGWTIYPPMSIEQDTLGLDLMLLGLHLSGISATMGAINFIATIFTERAPDVGWERLDIFSWTMLVQSGLILFAFPLLGSVLVMLLLDRNLGTTFFTTDGGGYILYQHLFWFFGHPEVYILVLPPMGLVSLILPRFAGRKLFGFKFVVYSTLAIGVLSFGVWAHHMFTTGIDPRIRAAFMAVSLAIAVPSAVKVFNWITTLWAGRLRLTVPMLFCIGFVSNFIIGGVTGVFLASIPVDQVLHATYYVVGHFHYIVMGAIGFALFAGVYYWFPLVSGRMYQRKLGLVHFWLSFIGTNVTFFAMILLGYGGMPRRYAEYLPAYAGLHQITSVGAFLLFIGGLVFLFNIVQSWLEGPRVEDGDPWNLKDDGLVTQEWTWFERKLETQLADGGEDASGDGAAMADGGSVTDDPDE, encoded by the coding sequence ATGGGGCTCTTCCTGCTGATCGTCGCAGGCTGGATCACCCGCATCGAGGACTGGCGCTCATACACGCCGCTCGCCAGTGGGGGTGGGCGTGCGATCGACGACGACGCGTACGAGACACAGGAGAAACCCGGCGGGATCACCCGCTGGCTGACGACGGTCGACCACAAGGACATCGGGCTCCTCTACGGGCTCTTCGGAACGATAGCGCTTGCCATCGGCGGGATCGCGGTGACGCTCATGCGGACCGAGCTCTTCTCGCCCGAATCGGTGCTCATCCAGCCCGAGATGTACAACTCGCTGATGACGAGCCACGGGGTCACGATGCTGTTCCTGTTCGGGACGCCGATGATCTCGGCGTTCGCGAACTACTTCATCCCGCTTCTGATCGGAGCCGACGACATGGCGTTCCCCCGGGTCAACGCCATCGCCTTCTGGCTGCTGCCGATCGCGGGCGTCCTGATCTGGATCCCCTTCGCCCTGCTCGCGGTCGGGGTCGACCCCGCACAGTCGGGCTGGACGATCTACCCGCCGATGTCAATCGAGCAGGACACCCTCGGGCTCGACCTGATGCTGCTGGGGCTGCATCTCTCGGGGATCAGCGCGACCATGGGCGCGATCAACTTCATCGCGACCATCTTCACCGAGCGCGCGCCCGACGTCGGCTGGGAGCGCCTCGACATCTTCTCGTGGACGATGCTCGTCCAGTCGGGACTGATCCTCTTCGCCTTCCCGCTTCTGGGTAGCGTCCTGGTCATGCTGCTGCTCGACCGGAACCTCGGGACGACCTTCTTCACCACCGACGGCGGGGGGTATATCCTCTACCAGCACCTGTTCTGGTTCTTCGGCCACCCAGAAGTCTACATCCTCGTGCTGCCGCCGATGGGGCTGGTCAGCCTGATCCTGCCCCGCTTCGCGGGCCGGAAGCTGTTCGGCTTCAAGTTCGTCGTCTACTCGACGCTCGCGATCGGCGTCCTTTCGTTCGGCGTCTGGGCCCACCACATGTTCACCACGGGTATCGACCCGCGGATCCGCGCGGCGTTCATGGCGGTGTCGTTGGCGATCGCGGTGCCCAGTGCGGTGAAGGTCTTTAACTGGATCACCACGCTGTGGGCCGGTCGCCTCCGGCTGACGGTGCCGATGCTGTTCTGTATCGGCTTCGTCTCGAACTTCATCATCGGCGGCGTTACGGGCGTGTTCCTCGCCTCGATCCCCGTCGACCAGGTGCTCCACGCGACCTACTACGTCGTCGGGCACTTCCACTACATCGTAATGGGCGCGATCGGCTTCGCGCTGTTCGCGGGCGTCTACTACTGGTTCCCGCTGGTCTCGGGCCGGATGTACCAGCGCAAGCTCGGGCTGGTGCACTTCTGGCTCTCCTTCATCGGGACGAACGTGACGTTCTTCGCGATGATCCTGCTGGGCTACGGCGGCATGCCCCGCCGGTACGCCGAGTATCTGCCCGCCTATGCAGGTCTCCACCAGATCACGTCGGTCGGCGCGTTCCTGCTGTTCATCGGCGGGCTCGTCTTCCTGTTCAACATCGTCCAGTCGTGGCTCGAGGGGCCGCGCGTCGAGGACGGCGACCCGTGGAACCTCAAGGACGACGGTCTGGTCACCCAGGAATGGACCTGGTTCGAGCGAAAACTCGAGACGCAGCTGGCCGACGGCGGCGAGGACGCCTCGGGCGACGGGGCGGCGATGGCCGACGGCGGGTCGGTCACCGACGACCCCGACGAGTAA
- a CDS encoding DUF6684 family protein, with protein sequence MSRLLDDRVFNKETLLDSTVNLVPFGILLFFFVLFAVTIPEGWRDGALMDIYMWTIMISMIWGLLHLTYATAKRI encoded by the coding sequence ATGAGCCGACTGCTCGACGACCGTGTCTTCAACAAGGAGACGCTGCTCGACTCGACGGTGAACCTCGTGCCGTTCGGCATCCTGTTGTTCTTCTTCGTCCTCTTCGCGGTGACGATCCCCGAAGGGTGGCGCGACGGGGCGTTGATGGACATCTACATGTGGACGATCATGATCAGCATGATCTGGGGACTGTTGCATCTGACCTACGCGACCGCAAAGCGCATCTAA
- a CDS encoding C2H2-type zinc finger protein, producing the protein MDRTVIDRPADGEDHTCPQCGRPFARAEYVTFHRGLEHPETLTEEDRTRFAEVYRAENDEIKRFRLKALAVLIGMYFTFLYLYLVLA; encoded by the coding sequence ATGGACCGGACCGTCATCGACCGCCCCGCGGATGGGGAGGATCACACCTGTCCACAGTGCGGGCGGCCGTTCGCGCGCGCAGAGTACGTGACGTTCCATCGGGGTCTCGAGCACCCCGAGACGCTCACCGAGGAGGACCGGACGCGGTTCGCCGAGGTCTACCGCGCGGAGAACGACGAAATCAAACGGTTCCGCCTGAAGGCGCTCGCGGTGCTGATCGGGATGTATTTCACGTTCCTCTATCTCTACCTCGTGCTCGCGTAG
- a CDS encoding heme-copper oxidase subunit III, with product MSVEDSGDDHGHHLPAVEDWPHGFGEASWWPFVAAMGASGIYVGAALFILALGDLPLQPLVGGGVLLASVAVFLVGLYGWTYHAFIKAFWEADGHTDNSSLRWGMLLFLCTEVATFGAVFVYYFQIRIASWPPADFDVISGPLVAGRFTLGSIQIPIINELVLLNTLILIISSGTIHWAHIQLRKNNRRNFIVGLGVTLLLGVIFLAGQGYEYYEFIVEYGFTLAAAEQALYASAFYGLTGLHGLHVAMGAVLLAIVFVRALYGQYSAERHTSVSTVSMYWHFVDVVWVFLVVVLYLGAVV from the coding sequence ATGTCCGTTGAAGACTCCGGAGACGATCACGGCCATCACCTCCCGGCCGTCGAGGACTGGCCCCACGGGTTCGGCGAGGCCAGCTGGTGGCCCTTCGTCGCCGCGATGGGCGCCTCGGGGATTTACGTCGGGGCCGCACTGTTCATCCTCGCTCTGGGCGACCTGCCATTGCAGCCGCTCGTCGGCGGGGGCGTCCTGCTCGCGAGCGTCGCCGTCTTCCTCGTCGGGCTGTACGGCTGGACGTACCACGCGTTCATCAAGGCGTTCTGGGAGGCCGACGGCCACACCGACAACAGCAGTCTCAGATGGGGGATGTTGCTGTTCCTCTGTACGGAGGTCGCGACCTTCGGCGCCGTCTTCGTTTACTACTTCCAGATCCGGATCGCCTCCTGGCCGCCCGCCGACTTCGATGTCATCTCCGGACCGCTCGTGGCGGGGAGGTTCACGCTCGGATCGATCCAGATCCCGATCATCAACGAGCTCGTCCTGCTCAACACGCTGATCCTGATCATCAGCAGCGGGACGATCCACTGGGCGCACATCCAGCTCCGGAAGAACAACCGCCGAAACTTCATCGTCGGGCTCGGAGTCACGCTCCTCCTGGGCGTTATCTTCCTCGCCGGTCAGGGCTACGAGTACTACGAGTTCATCGTCGAGTACGGCTTCACCCTCGCCGCGGCCGAACAGGCGCTGTACGCGAGCGCCTTCTACGGGCTGACCGGCCTCCACGGCCTCCACGTCGCGATGGGTGCGGTGCTGCTGGCCATCGTCTTCGTTCGCGCGCTCTACGGGCAGTACTCCGCCGAGCGCCACACTTCCGTCTCGACGGTCTCGATGTATTGGCACTTCGTCGACGTCGTCTGGGTGTTCCTCGTCGTCGTCCTCTACCTGGGCGCGGTCGTCTGA
- a CDS encoding amphi-Trp domain-containing protein, translated as MTEEVLFETEQSRSRGEIAQYLRTVADKLDGDGRLSLSAGGESVEMDVPERPTFEIKAEREQESDGTELSVEFELEWDEGQEGGDGAGGELTIE; from the coding sequence ATGACGGAAGAAGTGCTCTTCGAGACCGAACAGTCCCGATCGCGCGGCGAGATCGCACAGTACCTCCGGACGGTCGCCGACAAGCTCGACGGGGATGGCCGGCTCTCGCTCAGCGCCGGCGGGGAGTCCGTCGAGATGGACGTCCCCGAGCGCCCGACGTTCGAGATCAAGGCCGAGCGCGAGCAGGAGAGCGACGGGACCGAGCTCAGCGTCGAGTTTGAGCTCGAGTGGGACGAGGGACAGGAAGGGGGCGACGGCGCGGGCGGCGAACTAACGATCGAGTGA
- the coxB gene encoding cytochrome c oxidase subunit II codes for MKRTRSTLVGLLLAGLFLIAAEPVAAQSSINDQLIGDLNNVLLYAAIPITLLVQVILLYAVIKFRNNDEPRPTQENRRLEITWTVATAIVLLFVGLASYQVMADPFITHQHDDVPGEDDVEIDVVAYNYGWDFIYEDEGIESTGEAVIPTDTEVYFNVTADAEQNSYIHGFHVPDLGLKQDANPGETNTVKTEVYDEGEYQGYCSKYCGVGHSNMYFTLDAVGEDEYEDWVTEQQANGDDEEAEEEEMDEEAEEEEAAEDAEDAEEEEMTDDEAEEEEEEAEDTEDADDAEDDAGEDGE; via the coding sequence ATGAAACGGACCCGGTCCACGCTCGTGGGACTGCTCCTCGCGGGGCTGTTTTTGATCGCGGCGGAGCCCGTCGCGGCCCAAAGCTCGATCAACGATCAGCTCATCGGCGACCTCAACAACGTCCTGCTGTACGCCGCGATCCCGATCACGCTGCTGGTACAGGTGATCCTGCTCTACGCGGTCATCAAGTTCCGGAACAACGACGAACCCCGACCGACCCAGGAGAACCGCCGTCTGGAGATCACCTGGACGGTCGCGACCGCGATCGTGCTGCTGTTCGTCGGGCTGGCCTCCTATCAGGTAATGGCCGACCCGTTCATCACGCACCAACACGACGACGTCCCCGGCGAGGACGACGTCGAGATCGATGTCGTCGCGTACAACTACGGCTGGGACTTCATCTACGAGGACGAGGGGATCGAGTCGACTGGTGAGGCGGTGATCCCGACCGACACGGAGGTCTACTTCAACGTAACTGCGGACGCGGAGCAGAACTCCTACATACACGGCTTTCACGTGCCTGATCTCGGGCTGAAACAGGACGCGAACCCCGGCGAGACCAACACGGTGAAGACCGAGGTCTACGACGAGGGCGAGTACCAGGGCTACTGTTCGAAGTACTGTGGCGTGGGCCACTCGAACATGTACTTCACTCTCGACGCGGTGGGTGAGGACGAGTACGAGGACTGGGTGACCGAGCAGCAGGCCAACGGCGATGACGAGGAGGCCGAGGAGGAGGAGATGGACGAAGAGGCTGAAGAGGAGGAAGCCGCTGAGGACGCCGAGGACGCAGAAGAAGAGGAGATGACCGACGATGAGGCCGAGGAGGAAGAGGAGGAGGCTGAAGACACCGAGGACGCTGACGACGCGGAAGACGACGCTGGCGAGGACGGCGAGTAA
- a CDS encoding heme o synthase — MSTERIGDRQRSRFLAVLATTAIGAYLLVIAGATTALTDATAACSTWPACGGGYPFEGTAVTIAWTHRLLALVVGAGVLYSAVVAWRTEPTRVRAALSVPALLYPVQIGIGAVVATTGAPATLSAVHLLLGTVIFGGLLVGLAWSLERRFPTRERDEPLTKSPEPAPEADAAFGPEPGPRPAGIRATLGAYFSLMKPRLMWLLCLVAAAAMALAVGPALTVDTIVATLLGGVLAIGASGTFNHVLERDIDRRMKRTADRPLATEIVPVRNALAFGVLLGLASLATFYVFVNALAALLGLTAIVFYSVIYTLVLKPNTVQNTVIGGAAGALPALIGWAAATGEIGLPALVLAGVIFCWTPAHFYNLALAYKDDYERGGFPMMPVVRGERTTRKHIVYYLGATLIGASLLAAVDTLGWLFAATSVVFGAVFLYEVMRLHREQSRGAAMRSFHASNAYLGTLLLAIIVDALVL; from the coding sequence GTGTCTACCGAACGGATCGGCGACCGGCAACGGTCGCGCTTCCTCGCGGTACTTGCCACGACCGCAATAGGAGCCTATCTGCTCGTGATCGCGGGCGCGACGACCGCGCTCACAGACGCGACGGCTGCCTGTTCGACCTGGCCCGCCTGCGGCGGGGGCTACCCGTTCGAGGGGACCGCGGTGACGATCGCTTGGACCCACCGCCTGCTCGCGCTGGTGGTCGGCGCCGGCGTCCTCTACAGCGCCGTCGTCGCCTGGCGAACGGAGCCGACGCGAGTCCGGGCGGCGCTTTCCGTCCCAGCGCTCCTCTATCCCGTCCAGATCGGGATCGGCGCGGTCGTCGCCACGACCGGCGCGCCCGCGACCCTCTCGGCGGTCCACCTGCTGCTCGGAACCGTCATCTTCGGCGGCCTGCTCGTCGGGCTGGCCTGGTCGCTCGAACGGCGGTTCCCGACCCGCGAGCGCGACGAGCCGCTCACGAAGTCGCCCGAACCGGCACCCGAGGCCGACGCCGCGTTCGGGCCCGAACCCGGCCCGCGACCCGCGGGGATCCGGGCCACCCTGGGAGCGTACTTCAGCCTGATGAAGCCCCGGCTGATGTGGCTGCTCTGTCTCGTCGCGGCGGCGGCGATGGCGCTCGCCGTCGGCCCCGCACTCACCGTCGACACCATCGTCGCAACCCTCCTCGGGGGCGTGCTCGCGATCGGCGCGAGCGGCACCTTCAACCACGTGCTCGAGCGCGACATCGACCGGCGCATGAAACGTACCGCCGACCGCCCGCTCGCGACCGAGATCGTCCCCGTCCGTAACGCGCTGGCGTTCGGCGTGCTGCTGGGGCTGGCATCGCTCGCGACCTTCTACGTGTTCGTCAACGCGCTGGCGGCGCTGTTGGGGCTGACGGCGATCGTCTTCTACAGCGTGATCTACACGCTCGTCCTGAAACCCAACACCGTTCAGAACACCGTCATCGGCGGGGCGGCGGGCGCGCTACCCGCGCTGATCGGCTGGGCCGCCGCGACCGGCGAGATCGGCCTGCCGGCGCTCGTGCTCGCGGGCGTGATCTTCTGTTGGACGCCCGCGCACTTCTACAACCTCGCGCTCGCGTACAAGGACGACTACGAACGCGGCGGCTTCCCGATGATGCCCGTGGTCCGTGGCGAGCGCACCACCCGGAAACACATCGTCTACTATCTGGGCGCGACCCTGATCGGCGCGAGCCTGCTCGCGGCGGTCGATACGCTCGGCTGGCTGTTCGCGGCGACCAGCGTGGTCTTCGGCGCGGTCTTCCTCTATGAGGTGATGCGTCTTCACCGCGAACAGAGCCGCGGGGCCGCGATGCGCTCGTTCCACGCCTCGAACGCCTACCTCGGTACGCTGCTGCTGGCGATCATCGTCGACGCGCTCGTCCTATGA